In Citrus sinensis cultivar Valencia sweet orange chromosome 4, DVS_A1.0, whole genome shotgun sequence, one DNA window encodes the following:
- the LOC102613780 gene encoding SAC3 family protein A isoform X2, which translates to MMMMNQNQQGSTQNIASSVDPNSVENRYVVDASQSQASSYFPSTTGSGAVSWVTHGVNNQSTENGNLSNASYHHEQHTESHVKSLQDGLNATSLTSSSNLGTTNVAQDYSGYTSYPNSSDPYAYGSTAYPGYYSSYQQQPNHSYPQPVGAYQNSGAPYQPISSFQNSGSYVGPASYSATYYSPGDYQTAGGYPSSGYSHQTTSWNEGNYTNYTSHQYSNYTSDTSGAYSSGTAPATSLQYQQQYKQWADYYSQTEVSCAPGTENLSVASTSNQVLQPPGVTAGYPTAHSQPAPIYHQSWQQDSSSSHVSSLQPAATSNGSHDSYWKHGTPSFQNRQVSPVQPHYSKPLEQKTSYNNFQDQHKAACPQGPSSQYAIGQQMAPSYQSPPVQTSPQLDNRRVSKLQIPTNPRIASNLALGLPKTDKDSSTANAAAKPAYIGVSLAKSNEKVVSHADSRVEPGTFPKSLCGYVERALARCKGDAEIAASQAVMGEIIKKANSDGTLFSRDWDVEPLFPKPTTEAVTKDLPTSTPLSALSKNKRSPSRRTKSRWEPLPEEKPIDKLASSTNEIVKFSGWIHANEKDRKHISGSVSKEDRLNNIKFHLSEQKSASKSFQRPVKRQRLSADGFKTEDNGDASSDSDKEQSLTSYYSGAIALANSPEERMRRENRSKRFDRGQGNRSETNRFKGKNAGTGNLYVRRASALLISKSFDDGGSRAVEDIDWDALTVKGTCQEIEKRYLRLTSAPDPSTVRPEEVLEKALQMVQNSQKNYLYKCDQLKSIRQDLTVQRIRNQLTAKCQSQLKILYAEGIEGCCMEFSAYHLLCVILHSNNKRELLSLMSRLSDKAKQDKAVKHALAVRAAVSSGNYIMFFRLYKTAPNLNTCLMDLYVEKMRFKAVSCMSRSYRPTVPVSYVAQVLGFTGVSPTNEECEERDSDGLEECVEWLKAHGASLVTDANGEVQLDAKASSSTLFMPEPEDAVSHGDANLAVNDFLARASSQPS; encoded by the exons atgatgatgatgaatcaGAATCAACAAGGCAGCACTCAGAACATAGCATCTTCAGTGGACCCCAATTCGGTCGAg aatCGATATGTTGTTGATGCAAGTCAATCGCAAGCATCTTCATATTTCCCCTCAACAACTGGATCAGGAGCAGTTTCATGGGTCACACATGGGGTGAATAATCAATCCACAGAGAATGGAAATCTTTCGAATGCCAGTTATCATCATGAACAGCACACTGAATCACATGTGAAAAGTCTTCAAGATGGACTCAATGCGACATCCCTCAcaagttcatcaaatttagGAACAACCAATGTTGCACAAGATTACAGTGGCTACACTTCATACCCCAATTCTAGTGATCCTTATGCTTATGGAAGCACAGCATACCCAGGTTACTATAGCAGCTATCAGCAGCAGCCTAACCATTCATATCCTCAGCCTGTAGGAGCATATCAAAATTCAGGTGCTCCTTATCAGCCTATTTCTTCGTTTCAGAATTCAGGGTCTTATGTTGGGCCTGCAAGTTATTCGGCCACTTATTACAGTCCTGGTGATTATCAGACAGCTGGAGGTTACCCAAGTAGCGGTTACAGTCATCAGACCACCTCATGGAATGAAGGCAACTACACAAATTATACTTCTCATCAATATTCAAACTACACTTCAGACACGAGTGGCGCTTATAGTTCTGGCACTGCACCTGCAACTTCACTGCAGTATCAACAACAGTATAAACAATGGGCAGATTATTATAGTCAAACAGAAGTTAGTTGTGCTCCCGGGACAGAAAACTTATCGGTTGCTAGTACATCTAATCAGGTGTTACAACCTCCTGGTGTTACAGCTGGATATCCTACTGCACACAGCCAGCCTGCTCCTATTTACCACCAGTCTTGGCAGCAGGACTCCAGTTCATCTCATGTGTCTTCATTGCAG CCGGCTGCAACAAGTAATGGTTCTCACGATAGTTATTGGAAACATGGGACTCCAAGTTTTCAAAATCGTCaagtcagtcctgtacaaccACACTATTCTAAGCCTTTGGAACAAAAAACTTCTTACAATAACTTTCAGGATCAACACAAAGCTGCATGCCCTCAGGGGCCCAGTTCGCAGTATGCTATTGGTCAACAGATGGCCCCTAGTTATCAATCGCCGCCTGTGCAAACTTCTCCACAGTTAGATAATCGAAGGGTAAGCAAACTGCAGATTCCAACTAATCCTAGAATTGCTTCAAATTTGGCCTTAGGTTTACCAAAAACCGATAAGGATAGCTCTACAGCCAATGCAGCAGCAAAACCGGCTTATATCGGTGTTTCACTTGCAAAGTCAAACGAAAAGGTTGTGTCTCATGCTGATTCTAGGGTTGAG CCTGGTACCTTTCCCAAGTCACTATGTGGTTATGTTGAAAGAGCTTTGGCTCGCTGTAAGGGTGATGCAGAAATAGCAGCTTCCCAAGCTGTGATGGGGGAG ATTATTAAAAAAGCAAATTCTGATGGAACACTGTTCTCACGAGACTGGGATGTGGAGCCTCTTTTTCCTAAGCCTACTACAGAAGCAGTCACTAAGGA TTTACCAACTTCAACTCCTCTTTCTGCATTATCAAAGAATAAGAGAAGTCCAAGTAGACGAACCAAAAGCAGATGGGAGCCTTTACCAGAGGAGAAACCGATTGACAAATTAGCTTCTTCCACTaatgaaattgtaaaatttagtGGCTGGATCCATGCCAATGAAAAGGATAGAAAG CATATAAGCGGCAGCGTGAGCAAGGAGGATAGgctaaataatattaagttTCACCTATCAGAGCAGAAATCTGCGAGTAAAAGTTTCCAGAGGCCAGTTAAGAGGCAGCGTCTTTCTGCTGATGGTTTTAAAACTGAAGACAATGGTGACGCATCAAGTGATAGTGATAAGGAACAGAGTTTAACTTCGTATTATTCTGGTGCAATAGCGTTGGCTAATTCACCAGAGGAAAGAATGAGACGTGAAAATCGCTCTAAGCGTTTCGACAGAGGACAAGGGAATCGATCAGAAACTAACCGCTTCAAAGGAAAAAATGCTGGTACTGGAAACTTGTATGTGAGGAGGGCAAGTGCCTTGTTAATTAGTAAAAGCTTTGATGATGGTGGCAGCAGGGCTGTAGAAGACATTGACTGGGATGCACTGACTGTTAAAGGGACCTGCCAGGAAATTGAGAAACGTTATCTGCGCCTTACTTCTGCACCTGATCCTTCCACT GTGAGACCAGAAGAAGTGCTAGAAAAAGCTCTGCAAATGGTTCAGAACTCTCAGAAGAACTATCTTTATAAATGTGATCAGTTGAAATCTATTCGTCAAGATTTGACTGTGCAACGAATACGAAATCAGCTAACGGCTAAG TGCCAATCACAGTTAAAAATCCTTTATGCTGAAGGAATTGAGGGATGCTGTATGGAGTTTTCTGCTTACCACTTACTCTGTGTTATCCTGCACTCCAACAATAAGAGAGAGCTCTTATCATTAATGTCAAG ATTATCAGATAAGGCAAAGCAAGATAAAGCTGTTAAACATGCTCTAGCAGTTCGTGCTGCTGTCTCTTCAGGAAATTACATTATGTTCTTCAGACTATACAAGACGGCTCCTAACTTGAACACCTGCCTTATGG ATCTGTATGTAGAAAAGATGCGATTTAAGGCTGTGAGTTGCATGTCCCGGTCATATCGCCCTACGGTACCCGTTTCATATGTTGCTCAAGTTCTAGGCTTCACAGGTGTGTCACCAACAAATGAAGAATGTGAAGAGAGGGACTCAGACGGACTAGAGGAGTGTGTGGAATGGTTAAAGGCACATGGCGCATCCCTCGTCACTGATGCTAATGGAGAGGTGCAACTTGATGCAAAG GCATCGTCATCTACTCTGTTTATGCCAGAACCAGAAGATGCCGTGTCCCATGGCGATGCCAATCTTGCAGTTAATGACTTTTTGGCGCGGGCATCCTCTCAGCCGAGTTGA
- the LOC102613780 gene encoding SAC3 family protein A isoform X1: MMMMNQNQQGSTQNIASSVDPNSVENRYVVDASQSQASSYFPSTTGSGAVSWVTHGVNNQSTENGNLSNASYHHEQHTESHVKSLQDGLNATSLTSSSNLGTTNVAQDYSGYTSYPNSSDPYAYGSTAYPGYYSSYQQQPNHSYPQPVGAYQNSGAPYQPISSFQNSGSYVGPASYSATYYSPGDYQTAGGYPSSGYSHQTTSWNEGNYTNYTSHQYSNYTSDTSGAYSSGTAPATSLQYQQQYKQWADYYSQTEVSCAPGTENLSVASTSNQVLQPPGVTAGYPTAHSQPAPIYHQSWQQDSSSSHVSSLQPAATSNGSHDSYWKHGTPSFQNRQVSPVQPHYSKPLEQKTSYNNFQDQHKAACPQGPSSQYAIGQQMAPSYQSPPVQTSPQLDNRRVSKLQIPTNPRIASNLALGLPKTDKDSSTANAAAKPAYIGVSLAKSNEKVVSHADSRVEPGTFPKSLCGYVERALARCKGDAEIAASQAVMGEIIKKANSDGTLFSRDWDVEPLFPKPTTEAVTKDLPTSTPLSALSKNKRSPSRRTKSRWEPLPEEKPIDKLASSTNEIVKFSGWIHANEKDRKHISGSVSKEDRLNNIKFHLSEQKSASKSFQRPVKRQRLSADGFKTEDNGDASSDSDKEQSLTSYYSGAIALANSPEERMRRENRSKRFDRGQGNRSETNRFKGKNAGTGNLYVRRASALLISKSFDDGGSRAVEDIDWDALTVKGTCQEIEKRYLRLTSAPDPSTVRPEEVLEKALQMVQNSQKNYLYKCDQLKSIRQDLTVQRIRNQLTAKVYETHARLAIENGDLPEYNQCQSQLKILYAEGIEGCCMEFSAYHLLCVILHSNNKRELLSLMSRLSDKAKQDKAVKHALAVRAAVSSGNYIMFFRLYKTAPNLNTCLMDLYVEKMRFKAVSCMSRSYRPTVPVSYVAQVLGFTGVSPTNEECEERDSDGLEECVEWLKAHGASLVTDANGEVQLDAKASSSTLFMPEPEDAVSHGDANLAVNDFLARASSQPS, encoded by the exons atgatgatgatgaatcaGAATCAACAAGGCAGCACTCAGAACATAGCATCTTCAGTGGACCCCAATTCGGTCGAg aatCGATATGTTGTTGATGCAAGTCAATCGCAAGCATCTTCATATTTCCCCTCAACAACTGGATCAGGAGCAGTTTCATGGGTCACACATGGGGTGAATAATCAATCCACAGAGAATGGAAATCTTTCGAATGCCAGTTATCATCATGAACAGCACACTGAATCACATGTGAAAAGTCTTCAAGATGGACTCAATGCGACATCCCTCAcaagttcatcaaatttagGAACAACCAATGTTGCACAAGATTACAGTGGCTACACTTCATACCCCAATTCTAGTGATCCTTATGCTTATGGAAGCACAGCATACCCAGGTTACTATAGCAGCTATCAGCAGCAGCCTAACCATTCATATCCTCAGCCTGTAGGAGCATATCAAAATTCAGGTGCTCCTTATCAGCCTATTTCTTCGTTTCAGAATTCAGGGTCTTATGTTGGGCCTGCAAGTTATTCGGCCACTTATTACAGTCCTGGTGATTATCAGACAGCTGGAGGTTACCCAAGTAGCGGTTACAGTCATCAGACCACCTCATGGAATGAAGGCAACTACACAAATTATACTTCTCATCAATATTCAAACTACACTTCAGACACGAGTGGCGCTTATAGTTCTGGCACTGCACCTGCAACTTCACTGCAGTATCAACAACAGTATAAACAATGGGCAGATTATTATAGTCAAACAGAAGTTAGTTGTGCTCCCGGGACAGAAAACTTATCGGTTGCTAGTACATCTAATCAGGTGTTACAACCTCCTGGTGTTACAGCTGGATATCCTACTGCACACAGCCAGCCTGCTCCTATTTACCACCAGTCTTGGCAGCAGGACTCCAGTTCATCTCATGTGTCTTCATTGCAG CCGGCTGCAACAAGTAATGGTTCTCACGATAGTTATTGGAAACATGGGACTCCAAGTTTTCAAAATCGTCaagtcagtcctgtacaaccACACTATTCTAAGCCTTTGGAACAAAAAACTTCTTACAATAACTTTCAGGATCAACACAAAGCTGCATGCCCTCAGGGGCCCAGTTCGCAGTATGCTATTGGTCAACAGATGGCCCCTAGTTATCAATCGCCGCCTGTGCAAACTTCTCCACAGTTAGATAATCGAAGGGTAAGCAAACTGCAGATTCCAACTAATCCTAGAATTGCTTCAAATTTGGCCTTAGGTTTACCAAAAACCGATAAGGATAGCTCTACAGCCAATGCAGCAGCAAAACCGGCTTATATCGGTGTTTCACTTGCAAAGTCAAACGAAAAGGTTGTGTCTCATGCTGATTCTAGGGTTGAG CCTGGTACCTTTCCCAAGTCACTATGTGGTTATGTTGAAAGAGCTTTGGCTCGCTGTAAGGGTGATGCAGAAATAGCAGCTTCCCAAGCTGTGATGGGGGAG ATTATTAAAAAAGCAAATTCTGATGGAACACTGTTCTCACGAGACTGGGATGTGGAGCCTCTTTTTCCTAAGCCTACTACAGAAGCAGTCACTAAGGA TTTACCAACTTCAACTCCTCTTTCTGCATTATCAAAGAATAAGAGAAGTCCAAGTAGACGAACCAAAAGCAGATGGGAGCCTTTACCAGAGGAGAAACCGATTGACAAATTAGCTTCTTCCACTaatgaaattgtaaaatttagtGGCTGGATCCATGCCAATGAAAAGGATAGAAAG CATATAAGCGGCAGCGTGAGCAAGGAGGATAGgctaaataatattaagttTCACCTATCAGAGCAGAAATCTGCGAGTAAAAGTTTCCAGAGGCCAGTTAAGAGGCAGCGTCTTTCTGCTGATGGTTTTAAAACTGAAGACAATGGTGACGCATCAAGTGATAGTGATAAGGAACAGAGTTTAACTTCGTATTATTCTGGTGCAATAGCGTTGGCTAATTCACCAGAGGAAAGAATGAGACGTGAAAATCGCTCTAAGCGTTTCGACAGAGGACAAGGGAATCGATCAGAAACTAACCGCTTCAAAGGAAAAAATGCTGGTACTGGAAACTTGTATGTGAGGAGGGCAAGTGCCTTGTTAATTAGTAAAAGCTTTGATGATGGTGGCAGCAGGGCTGTAGAAGACATTGACTGGGATGCACTGACTGTTAAAGGGACCTGCCAGGAAATTGAGAAACGTTATCTGCGCCTTACTTCTGCACCTGATCCTTCCACT GTGAGACCAGAAGAAGTGCTAGAAAAAGCTCTGCAAATGGTTCAGAACTCTCAGAAGAACTATCTTTATAAATGTGATCAGTTGAAATCTATTCGTCAAGATTTGACTGTGCAACGAATACGAAATCAGCTAACGGCTAAG GTTTATGAAACTCATGCTCGATTGGCAATAGAAAATGGGGACTTACCTGAATACAATCAG TGCCAATCACAGTTAAAAATCCTTTATGCTGAAGGAATTGAGGGATGCTGTATGGAGTTTTCTGCTTACCACTTACTCTGTGTTATCCTGCACTCCAACAATAAGAGAGAGCTCTTATCATTAATGTCAAG ATTATCAGATAAGGCAAAGCAAGATAAAGCTGTTAAACATGCTCTAGCAGTTCGTGCTGCTGTCTCTTCAGGAAATTACATTATGTTCTTCAGACTATACAAGACGGCTCCTAACTTGAACACCTGCCTTATGG ATCTGTATGTAGAAAAGATGCGATTTAAGGCTGTGAGTTGCATGTCCCGGTCATATCGCCCTACGGTACCCGTTTCATATGTTGCTCAAGTTCTAGGCTTCACAGGTGTGTCACCAACAAATGAAGAATGTGAAGAGAGGGACTCAGACGGACTAGAGGAGTGTGTGGAATGGTTAAAGGCACATGGCGCATCCCTCGTCACTGATGCTAATGGAGAGGTGCAACTTGATGCAAAG GCATCGTCATCTACTCTGTTTATGCCAGAACCAGAAGATGCCGTGTCCCATGGCGATGCCAATCTTGCAGTTAATGACTTTTTGGCGCGGGCATCCTCTCAGCCGAGTTGA